The following proteins are encoded in a genomic region of Candidatus Leptovillus gracilis:
- a CDS encoding SLC13 family permease: MTLEAWLVLGILITAVILFLTEKLRVDVVAIGVVVSLMVTDVLTPAEAISGFSNTAVITIVALFVVGGAILQTGLAGMIGRRVLAVAGTDEKKLTIVLILAVALLSSFMSDTGTVAVLLPAVIILARSAHISPSKLLIPLAYGSLLGGAVTLIGTPPNIIVSELLQENGYRPFTFFSYTPVGVVLVAVGAVYLLFVGRKLLPARLKPTAEPERESTTELVERYRLPNNIFRLRVRLWSRLIGKSLAEAHLGDQSHITVLEVLRREEPRPALRIVRGRNGRNSHHQPQEIRRRALVPEADTVLEVDDILVVQGEGRHVGHAAAVWSLGVQAINSAGSGEHESHLDEEVGVAEVLLPPRSNLIGHTLVDTRFSKTYGLKVLGIKSATGQDETDLREHKMEFGDTLLVQGRWQDIVALRDRRRDFVVVGQPETMLAQPKRQKAMIALGVLLLMLVFMIGEVLPLVTVALAAGLVMILTGCLTMDEAYQAIDWKSVVLIAGMIPMSVALQKVGLISLAATGLVNAFGQFGPLAIMAGLFLLTSLFTQFISNTATAVVVAPVALASAQTLGVEPYGFLMAVGIAASMAFATPVASPSNTLVMGAGGYRFFDYVKVGVPLIFLTLIVTLLILPRLYPF, encoded by the coding sequence ATGACTTTAGAAGCCTGGCTGGTTCTGGGCATTTTAATAACGGCCGTCATCCTGTTTTTGACGGAAAAACTGCGGGTGGACGTGGTCGCCATCGGCGTGGTTGTTAGCTTAATGGTAACCGACGTTCTGACGCCGGCCGAAGCGATTTCTGGCTTTTCCAATACGGCCGTTATCACCATTGTCGCCCTTTTTGTTGTTGGCGGAGCCATACTGCAAACCGGGCTGGCCGGCATGATCGGCCGGCGGGTGTTAGCCGTTGCCGGGACAGACGAGAAAAAGCTGACCATTGTCCTGATTTTGGCGGTAGCGCTGTTGTCTAGCTTCATGAGCGATACCGGCACAGTGGCCGTGTTGTTACCGGCGGTCATCATTCTGGCCCGCTCGGCCCACATCAGCCCATCCAAACTGTTAATACCACTGGCTTACGGCTCGCTGTTAGGCGGGGCGGTCACGCTCATTGGCACACCGCCCAACATTATTGTTAGCGAACTGCTGCAAGAAAACGGTTATCGCCCCTTCACTTTCTTCAGCTACACGCCGGTGGGTGTGGTATTAGTGGCCGTCGGGGCGGTCTACTTGCTGTTTGTGGGGCGTAAACTGCTGCCGGCGCGGTTGAAGCCGACAGCCGAACCAGAGCGAGAATCCACGACAGAGTTGGTGGAACGGTATCGTCTGCCCAACAACATCTTTCGTTTGCGCGTGCGGCTGTGGTCCCGGCTCATCGGCAAATCGTTGGCCGAGGCCCATTTGGGCGACCAATCGCACATCACCGTGCTGGAGGTGCTGCGGCGCGAAGAACCACGCCCGGCCTTACGCATTGTGCGCGGGCGCAACGGCCGTAACAGTCACCATCAGCCCCAAGAAATCCGCCGCCGCGCCCTGGTTCCAGAGGCCGACACGGTGTTGGAAGTGGATGACATTCTGGTGGTTCAGGGGGAAGGACGCCATGTGGGACACGCTGCGGCCGTCTGGAGTCTGGGCGTCCAGGCCATCAACAGCGCCGGCAGCGGCGAACACGAGTCGCACCTGGACGAGGAAGTCGGCGTGGCTGAAGTGCTGCTGCCGCCGCGCTCCAACCTGATTGGTCATACCCTGGTAGACACACGCTTTAGCAAAACATATGGCCTGAAGGTGTTGGGCATCAAATCGGCGACGGGTCAGGATGAGACCGACCTGCGCGAGCACAAAATGGAGTTTGGCGATACGCTGCTGGTACAAGGGCGCTGGCAAGACATCGTTGCCCTGCGCGACCGGCGGCGCGATTTTGTCGTCGTTGGCCAGCCGGAGACCATGCTGGCCCAACCCAAACGGCAAAAAGCGATGATCGCTCTAGGGGTGCTGCTGCTGATGCTGGTCTTTATGATTGGCGAAGTCTTGCCGTTGGTGACGGTAGCCCTGGCCGCCGGTCTGGTGATGATTCTCACCGGCTGCCTGACGATGGATGAGGCGTATCAGGCGATTGATTGGAAAAGTGTGGTGCTGATCGCTGGGATGATTCCGATGAGCGTGGCGCTGCAAAAAGTGGGGTTGATCAGCCTGGCGGCCACTGGGCTGGTAAACGCCTTCGGGCAATTTGGCCCGCTGGCGATTATGGCCGGGCTGTTTCTATTAACTTCGTTGTTTACCCAGTTTATCTCTAATACGGCAACGGCCGTTGTTGTGGCCCCCGTCGCGTTAGCCTCTGCCCAAACATTGGGCGTGGAGCCTTATGGCTTTCTGATGGCTGTGGGCATTGCCGCTTCGATGGCCTTTGCCACGCCGGTCGCCTCGCCGTCCAATACGCTGGTGATGGGCGCGGGTGGGTATCGTTTTTTTGATTATGTAAAAGTGGGTGTGCCGCTCATCTTCCTGACGCTCATCGTTACCCTGCTTATTTTGCCGCGGCTGTACCCATTTTAG
- the tal gene encoding transaldolase, whose translation MENPLVELHAYGQSFWYDNIRRRLLQDGTLQHLIVEDGLRGMTSNPSIFEKAIGGSDDYDAQLRQLVADGADETAIYEALVLADIQTACDLFAELYVLSEREDGYVSLEVSPYLARDTAGTVAEAQRLFTAVNRPNLMIKVPATPQGIPAIRQLIGEGINVNVTLMFSLAHYEAVANAYIDGLRHLVGKGGDPRKVASVASFFVSRVDTAVDAELNQRDDPAVPALMGKTAVANSKIVYQRFKELFHGPAFADLAAAGAMVQRLLWASTSAKNPAYSPTLYIDELIGPQTVSTIPPETVDAFRANGRVAYTLEQDLPAAQSVLDHLDRLNISLDQVTEQLQEKGVDAFAHSFSQLMDAIASKRRPAIAN comes from the coding sequence ATGGAAAATCCCCTGGTAGAACTGCACGCTTACGGACAAAGTTTTTGGTATGACAATATCCGTCGCAGGCTGCTGCAAGATGGCACGTTGCAGCATTTAATTGTGGAAGATGGCTTGCGCGGCATGACCTCTAATCCATCTATTTTTGAAAAAGCTATTGGTGGCAGCGATGATTATGATGCCCAACTGCGACAGCTCGTGGCCGATGGGGCCGACGAAACAGCTATTTACGAAGCCCTGGTCCTGGCTGATATTCAAACCGCCTGCGACCTGTTTGCCGAATTGTACGTCCTCTCGGAGCGGGAAGATGGTTATGTCAGCCTGGAAGTGTCGCCTTACCTGGCGCGCGATACGGCCGGTACGGTGGCTGAGGCGCAGCGTTTGTTTACGGCCGTCAACCGCCCCAACCTGATGATCAAGGTCCCGGCGACGCCCCAGGGCATCCCGGCTATTCGCCAATTGATCGGTGAAGGCATCAATGTCAACGTGACGCTGATGTTCAGCCTGGCCCATTATGAAGCAGTGGCCAATGCCTACATAGACGGCCTGCGCCACCTGGTGGGCAAAGGCGGCGACCCGCGCAAAGTGGCGTCCGTGGCTTCCTTTTTTGTCAGCCGGGTGGATACGGCCGTAGACGCCGAACTGAACCAACGTGATGATCCGGCTGTGCCGGCGCTGATGGGCAAAACGGCCGTCGCCAACAGCAAAATCGTCTACCAGCGCTTTAAGGAACTGTTTCACGGTCCGGCCTTTGCCGACCTGGCCGCCGCCGGGGCGATGGTGCAGCGCCTGCTGTGGGCCTCCACCAGCGCCAAGAACCCCGCCTATTCACCCACCCTGTATATAGACGAATTGATCGGACCACAGACAGTCTCCACCATTCCACCGGAGACAGTAGATGCGTTTCGGGCCAACGGCCGTGTGGCCTACACCCTGGAACAAGACCTGCCGGCCGCCCAGTCCGTTTTAGACCACCTGGACAGACTAAATATCTCGCTTGACCAGGTTACTGAGCAACTGCAAGAAAAAGGCGTAGACGCCTTTGCCCACTCCTTTAGCCAACTCATGGACGCCATTGCCAGCAAACGCCGCCCAGCCATCGCAAATTAG
- a CDS encoding cyclic nucleotide-binding domain-containing protein gives MQPSIVAILAVTDIFDSFTPTQLELVAAICEPGTYRQGEVLLREYENSSALYVIARGSVEIYVSPDLVGDAPQPGLEAIKLAELRQGQVTGEVALVDQGTRSATVRVSRDDTYLLKIARHRLMLLCDTYPELGYKLMKNLAADLAFKIRNTDLTVRQLQLMLSQSKMKS, from the coding sequence ATGCAACCAAGTATTGTCGCAATCCTGGCCGTAACCGACATTTTTGACAGCTTCACCCCCACGCAATTAGAACTGGTCGCGGCTATCTGCGAACCGGGGACGTATCGGCAGGGGGAAGTGCTGCTGCGCGAATATGAAAACAGCAGCGCTTTATACGTCATCGCCCGTGGCAGTGTGGAGATTTACGTCAGCCCAGACCTGGTTGGCGATGCCCCGCAGCCTGGCCTGGAGGCAATCAAACTGGCAGAACTGCGCCAGGGCCAGGTGACAGGCGAGGTAGCGCTGGTAGACCAGGGCACACGCTCGGCTACGGTGCGGGTCAGCCGCGACGATACCTACCTGCTTAAAATTGCCCGCCATCGGCTGATGCTGTTGTGCGATACATACCCCGAATTGGGTTATAAACTGATGAAAAATCTGGCCGCCGACCTGGCCTTCAAAATCCGCAACACCGATCTGACGGTGCGCCAATTGCAGCTAATGCTCTCCCAATCCAAAATGAAAAGTTAG
- a CDS encoding transposase: MARKFRTADYEKTLDLQITLRDVLPPDHLARFIVAVVAQLDLGIMYRKYSEQGAPPYAPEVMLGLLFYSYASGVFSSRKIERATHEVIPFRFITGDMHPDHDTIAAFRQQFLAELKELFVQILLIAQAMGYLQLGNVSLDGSKIHADASKSKAVSYQRLLAIEAYLQAEVEELFTLAEVADGGQLPEEMNIPDEIARRQQQLARLAEAKKVLEERAQARYEAEQAEYEAKMQARAEKTDPQGKKPPGKPPQPPTPGPRDKDQYNFTDPESRIMKNATNSGFDQHYNVQVVVDHDSRLVVGNWLCDHTNDKQAALPTLDTVPPVVGQPKKVNLDTGYFSENNIASLEARGIDPYIATGRSPHHQGWRAFFLDNPNPPPNDASVKEQMAYKLQTTLGKATYRLRKSTVEPVIGIIKETLGFRQFSLRGLVAAGGEWTLVCLAYNLKRLHTLQVG; encoded by the coding sequence ATGGCAAGAAAATTCAGAACTGCTGATTACGAAAAGACCCTGGACCTGCAAATCACCTTGCGCGATGTCCTGCCACCCGACCATTTGGCTCGCTTCATTGTCGCTGTCGTCGCCCAACTTGATTTGGGGATCATGTATAGAAAGTATAGCGAGCAGGGTGCGCCACCATACGCCCCGGAAGTGATGTTGGGATTGCTGTTCTACAGCTATGCCAGCGGCGTATTCAGTTCGCGCAAGATTGAACGCGCCACCCATGAGGTGATTCCCTTTCGTTTCATTACCGGTGACATGCACCCCGACCATGACACGATTGCGGCTTTCCGCCAACAATTTCTGGCTGAACTGAAAGAGTTGTTTGTCCAGATACTGTTGATTGCCCAGGCGATGGGCTATTTGCAATTGGGTAACGTCAGTCTGGATGGCAGCAAAATCCATGCCGATGCGTCCAAGAGCAAAGCGGTCAGTTACCAGCGGCTGTTGGCTATCGAAGCCTATCTGCAAGCCGAAGTCGAGGAGTTGTTCACTTTGGCTGAAGTTGCCGATGGAGGACAACTGCCCGAAGAGATGAACATTCCCGATGAGATTGCCCGACGCCAGCAGCAATTGGCGCGGCTGGCCGAAGCCAAGAAGGTGCTGGAGGAACGCGCCCAGGCCCGGTATGAAGCCGAGCAAGCCGAATACGAGGCCAAGATGCAAGCCCGGGCCGAAAAGACCGACCCACAGGGAAAAAAGCCGCCGGGCAAACCACCGCAGCCACCCACTCCAGGACCCAGAGATAAAGACCAGTACAACTTCACCGACCCCGAATCGCGCATCATGAAAAACGCCACCAACAGCGGCTTTGACCAACATTATAACGTCCAGGTAGTGGTTGACCATGACAGTCGTCTGGTAGTGGGCAATTGGTTGTGTGACCATACCAACGATAAACAGGCCGCCCTGCCAACTCTCGACACCGTACCACCAGTCGTGGGTCAGCCGAAAAAGGTCAATTTGGACACCGGCTATTTCAGCGAAAACAACATCGCCAGCTTGGAAGCGCGCGGCATTGACCCCTACATCGCCACCGGTCGCAGCCCACACCATCAGGGTTGGCGTGCCTTTTTCCTGGACAATCCCAACCCGCCACCCAATGATGCTTCCGTCAAAGAGCAAATGGCTTACAAACTGCAGACCACCCTCGGCAAAGCCACCTACCGTTTGCGCAAATCGACGGTTGAACCGGTTATCGGTATCATCAAGGAAACCTTGGGTTTCCGTCAGTTTTCTCTGCGAGGCCTGGTTGCTGCCGGTGGCGAATGGACATTGGTTTGTCTGGCTTACAACTTGAAACGATTGCATACCTTGCAGGTTGGTTGA
- a CDS encoding YraN family protein, whose product MNERQKLGRWGESVAATYLEAQGYQIVARNWRCRDGEVDLVAKAGAEWVFVEVKTRRGYDMGTPEEGLTAVKQKKLLAVAQAYVLAHDLDVDWRIDLVAVELDKAGKLLRCDHVPNAVLGW is encoded by the coding sequence ATGAATGAGCGACAGAAGTTGGGACGATGGGGCGAATCGGTGGCGGCGACTTATCTGGAAGCCCAGGGATACCAGATTGTGGCCCGCAATTGGCGCTGCCGTGATGGGGAAGTGGATCTAGTCGCCAAAGCGGGCGCGGAATGGGTTTTTGTCGAAGTGAAAACACGGCGCGGCTATGATATGGGCACGCCGGAAGAAGGGCTGACGGCCGTTAAACAAAAAAAATTGTTGGCCGTCGCTCAGGCATATGTTTTGGCCCATGATCTGGATGTGGATTGGCGTATTGATCTGGTGGCAGTGGAGCTGGACAAAGCGGGCAAACTGCTGCGCTGCGACCATGTGCCCAATGCGGTGTTGGGGTGGTGA
- the miaA gene encoding tRNA (adenosine(37)-N6)-dimethylallyltransferase MiaA yields MVQGRLLVIVGPTAVGKTTLSLRLAQTLGGEIISADSRLFYCGMDVGTAKPTAAERAIVPHHLIDICEPDETMTLGDYQQAAYRTIEAVLGSGRLPILVGGTGQYVRAVVEGWGIPRVAPQPTLRQALTAVPAAELARWLAVLDPAAAVRIDARNVRQVIRALEVTLVMGRPISELQRKTPPPYAIYHIGLTRQRDQLYRRIDQRVDQMMADGLLAEVAALRAKGYGRSLPAMSGLGYQQLAAYLDGEMDLAAAVERIKFETHRFARQQGAWFRPDDPAITWFDMGAVGVETAVLSAVGRWLNA; encoded by the coding sequence ATGGTGCAGGGCAGATTGCTGGTCATTGTGGGACCAACGGCCGTTGGTAAAACTACCCTCTCCCTGCGTTTGGCGCAGACGCTGGGCGGCGAAATCATCTCCGCCGATTCGCGCCTGTTTTACTGCGGCATGGATGTGGGCACGGCCAAACCAACCGCCGCCGAACGCGCCATCGTCCCCCACCACCTGATAGACATCTGTGAACCGGACGAAACAATGACTTTGGGCGACTATCAGCAGGCGGCGTATCGCACGATTGAGGCGGTATTGGGCAGCGGCCGTTTGCCCATTCTGGTCGGTGGCACAGGCCAATACGTCCGGGCGGTGGTGGAAGGGTGGGGCATCCCTCGCGTCGCGCCGCAGCCGACGCTGCGCCAGGCGTTAACGGCCGTGCCCGCCGCCGAATTGGCCCGTTGGCTGGCCGTGTTAGACCCGGCAGCGGCGGTGCGCATAGATGCCCGCAATGTCCGCCAGGTGATTCGCGCCCTGGAAGTGACGTTGGTGATGGGCCGCCCCATCTCCGAATTGCAGCGCAAAACGCCGCCACCCTATGCCATCTACCACATTGGCCTGACGCGCCAGCGGGATCAACTGTATCGGCGTATTGACCAGCGCGTAGACCAGATGATGGCCGATGGGTTGTTGGCCGAGGTGGCGGCGCTGCGGGCAAAAGGCTACGGCCGTTCCCTTCCGGCGATGAGTGGGTTGGGCTACCAGCAGTTGGCGGCCTATCTGGATGGCGAAATGGATCTGGCGGCGGCGGTCGAGCGCATCAAATTCGAGACCCACCGCTTTGCCCGGCAGCAAGGCGCCTGGTTCCGTCCAGATGACCCGGCGATTACCTGGTTTGATATGGGGGCTGTGGGGGTGGAAACGGCCGTGCTGTCCGCTGTCGGCCGTTGGCTCAACGCTTAA
- a CDS encoding universal stress protein yields MLIATGGAPHSDTAVRLGGRLTAMMNGSVTLLTVVKHDNKRAQGAAILANAANLLPQEGITAVASKIRIGRAVDEIALEARQGAYNLVVVGSRPIHQLVKRMIGPVAQRVMLRAGCPVLIAKSEPTSLNRLLICESGREPSLLQRLMTHLPNLLQTGADITVLHVMSQIVAGPGIPEWQLYASAAELIAEHTPEGELLKNDVALLTESKNAPQVKIRHGLVVDEIVAEANSGDYDLVVIGTHIGSGWERLLLDDVSHAVVTQVNQALLVL; encoded by the coding sequence ATGTTGATTGCAACAGGAGGCGCACCCCATTCTGATACGGCCGTGCGCCTGGGTGGGCGGTTGACGGCAATGATGAATGGATCGGTTACGCTGCTGACTGTGGTGAAGCATGATAACAAAAGGGCGCAAGGCGCGGCCATTTTGGCCAACGCGGCCAATCTGCTGCCACAAGAAGGGATTACGGCCGTCGCCAGCAAAATTCGCATCGGCCGTGCCGTTGACGAAATCGCCCTGGAAGCCAGACAAGGAGCTTACAATCTGGTGGTCGTTGGGTCGCGCCCCATTCATCAACTGGTCAAACGCATGATCGGTCCGGTAGCCCAACGGGTGATGCTGCGCGCCGGCTGCCCGGTCCTCATTGCCAAAAGCGAACCGACCAGCCTGAACCGGCTGCTCATCTGCGAAAGCGGCCGCGAACCATCCCTGTTGCAGCGGCTTATGACACACCTGCCTAACTTGCTCCAAACAGGAGCAGACATCACCGTTCTGCACGTAATGTCCCAGATTGTCGCCGGGCCAGGCATTCCAGAATGGCAGTTGTATGCCAGCGCCGCCGAATTAATAGCCGAACACACTCCAGAAGGTGAACTGTTGAAAAACGATGTGGCGCTGTTAACGGAAAGCAAAAACGCGCCTCAGGTTAAAATTCGGCATGGATTGGTGGTGGATGAGATCGTCGCCGAAGCCAACTCAGGTGATTATGACCTGGTGGTGATTGGCACGCACATCGGCTCTGGCTGGGAGCGGCTCTTGCTAGACGACGTGAGCCACGCCGTGGTGACTCAGGTGAACCAGGCGTTGTTGGTCCTATAG
- a CDS encoding MFS transporter: protein MELDAPIDEIVGQKTAAADAFQTDQVMTIAGGHFVHDTYTAFISPLLPVLQERLSVGYALVGSLSIFAQLPSLLNPFIGYLADKANLRWFIILAPAATATLMSSMGLTSTYLSLALLLLASGVSIAAFHAPAPAMIANISGRRMGKGMSIFMASGELGRTVGPVVAAAAVAWWGLEGMWRLMFVGWVVSLILYFRLRHVAAMPAGDPALTAVSHMWPAASRIFWPLTWIVTGGMLLQAALTTYLPLFMSNVLGANLWLSAASLTILQAAGVVGALISGTVSDKYGRQRILFIVLAVSPLLLLAFLYGPSWLAVPLLLALGLTVLSSPPVFLAIVQDQFPNHRALANGSYLAVNFLIRAAAIWVVGLLADRYGLTTAFLISGLAAFVSLPALRYLPR, encoded by the coding sequence ATGGAATTAGATGCGCCGATAGACGAAATTGTTGGGCAAAAAACGGCCGCAGCCGACGCCTTTCAAACCGATCAGGTGATGACCATTGCCGGTGGTCATTTTGTTCATGATACCTACACGGCTTTCATCTCACCCCTGCTGCCGGTGCTGCAAGAGCGGTTGAGCGTGGGATATGCTCTGGTGGGCAGCCTATCCATCTTCGCCCAACTGCCCAGTCTGCTCAATCCGTTCATTGGTTACCTGGCCGACAAAGCCAACCTGCGCTGGTTTATCATCCTGGCCCCGGCGGCAACAGCTACCCTGATGAGCAGCATGGGACTGACCTCTACGTACCTTTCGCTGGCGCTGCTGCTGCTGGCTTCTGGCGTCAGCATTGCCGCGTTCCACGCGCCCGCCCCGGCGATGATCGCCAACATTTCCGGCCGCCGTATGGGCAAGGGGATGAGCATCTTCATGGCCAGCGGCGAATTGGGCCGCACGGTGGGGCCGGTGGTGGCCGCCGCTGCTGTCGCCTGGTGGGGGCTGGAAGGCATGTGGCGGCTGATGTTTGTCGGCTGGGTGGTGTCGTTGATTTTGTATTTTCGCCTGCGTCACGTTGCGGCGATGCCTGCCGGTGATCCGGCGCTGACGGCCGTCTCGCACATGTGGCCGGCCGCCAGCCGTATATTCTGGCCGCTGACCTGGATTGTCACCGGTGGGATGCTGCTTCAGGCGGCCCTGACTACCTATTTGCCCCTGTTTATGAGCAATGTATTGGGTGCAAACTTATGGCTCTCGGCCGCCTCGTTGACCATTTTGCAGGCGGCCGGGGTGGTCGGCGCTCTGATTTCCGGCACGGTGAGTGATAAATACGGCCGTCAACGCATCCTCTTCATCGTGTTAGCCGTCTCGCCTTTGCTGCTTCTGGCTTTTTTGTATGGCCCTTCCTGGTTGGCTGTGCCCCTGCTGCTGGCCCTTGGCCTGACGGTGTTATCGTCGCCGCCCGTTTTCCTGGCTATTGTCCAAGACCAGTTCCCCAACCACCGCGCTCTGGCAAATGGCAGCTATCTGGCTGTCAACTTCCTCATCCGCGCCGCCGCCATCTGGGTGGTTGGTCTGCTGGCCGACCGTTATGGCCTGACGACAGCCTTTTTAATCAGCGGTTTGGCGGCGTTTGTCAGCCTACCGGCGCTCCGTTATTTGCCGCGTTAA
- a CDS encoding MBL fold metallo-hydrolase, with translation MMKEQTDNGRAAQRITYVGHATVLIEMDGARLLTDPVLRGHLAHLAHRTRHMPLADFQDIDAVLISHLHWDHLDWPSLDRLGRHIRLIVPGDSAVYFARQGFTNVEELRANEETAVNGLKIRATPAVHDGRRHPKGPSAQPNGYLVDGRRTIYFAGDTDIFPEMADLSAQLDVALLPVWGWGPTLGKGHLDPERAALALTLLRPQIAIPIHWGALHPIGMGLFNPAFLRLPPLAFARRAAELAPEVHTHILSLGDTLSLVGINAANNGAPVG, from the coding sequence ATGATGAAAGAACAAACAGATAACGGCCGTGCTGCGCAGCGCATCACCTACGTCGGTCACGCCACGGTGTTGATCGAAATGGACGGCGCGCGTCTGCTGACCGACCCAGTTTTACGCGGCCATCTGGCCCATCTGGCTCACCGCACGCGGCACATGCCACTGGCCGATTTCCAGGACATAGACGCCGTGCTGATCTCCCATCTGCACTGGGATCATCTGGATTGGCCGTCGCTGGACCGCCTGGGGCGGCACATACGGCTGATTGTGCCCGGCGACAGCGCGGTTTATTTTGCCCGCCAGGGATTCACCAACGTGGAGGAGCTGCGGGCGAATGAGGAAACGGCCGTAAACGGCCTGAAAATACGGGCAACCCCTGCGGTACACGACGGCCGTCGTCATCCCAAAGGCCCATCCGCTCAGCCCAATGGCTACCTGGTAGACGGCCGTCGCACCATCTACTTTGCCGGCGACACCGACATCTTCCCGGAAATGGCCGACCTGAGCGCGCAGCTAGACGTGGCCTTGCTGCCAGTGTGGGGCTGGGGACCCACATTGGGCAAGGGGCATCTCGACCCCGAACGTGCCGCCCTGGCCCTGACCCTGCTGCGGCCGCAAATCGCTATCCCCATTCATTGGGGGGCGCTGCACCCCATCGGCATGGGGCTGTTTAACCCCGCCTTCCTCCGACTGCCGCCGCTGGCCTTCGCCCGGCGCGCCGCCGAGTTAGCGCCTGAAGTCCATACTCACATTTTGTCGCTGGGGGATACACTTTCGCTGGTTGGCATTAACGCGGCAAATAACGGAGCGCCGGTAGGCTGA
- a CDS encoding LysM peptidoglycan-binding domain-containing protein, protein MRDKNEGAVSQPVVRCPRCDSVVAGEATVCLMCGAAIPARPAATTAQPPTAPTARPAPETPADPAPAAPAPAAPAPAAPAPAAPAPIPDVFESVLRERPSSALFWLTAVFAVIILVLGSLVWQYRDPNLVLALVPTPTPIPPTFTTTPTSTPLPTATLPPSATPTITHTPAPTDTPPPPRLHTVNSGDTLFGLALRYRVSVESITSANNFSPESPILAGQTLEIPYPTPTPPLIPVGVEVNGELVIADPTNCQRYEVVSGDSLSAISARFDVDYDLFLLVNRLTNQSIIQPGDTVCVPTIVYNATLPPTPGPSPTPSLTPPPSGPRLLYPVQNAVISPPDSPVALQWVAVKDLAADEWYMVELTDLNALDSAPYRGFTRDNAFRVPSSWRPPVAEPHSLRWGVSIVRVTDWRADGLPIYTYSGQSSRDAFFVWEGAVPTPTPTLTPTPRPSSTPSP, encoded by the coding sequence ATGCGTGATAAAAACGAGGGGGCGGTGAGCCAACCAGTGGTCCGCTGTCCCCGGTGCGACAGTGTGGTGGCCGGCGAAGCGACAGTGTGCCTGATGTGTGGCGCGGCTATTCCGGCCCGTCCGGCGGCGACCACAGCGCAGCCACCGACGGCGCCGACTGCGCGTCCTGCGCCGGAAACGCCCGCTGACCCAGCGCCCGCTGCCCCAGCGCCCGCTGCCCCAGCGCCCGCTGCCCCAGCGCCCGCTGCCCCAGCGCCCATCCCCGACGTGTTTGAATCGGTGCTGCGTGAACGGCCGTCGTCGGCGCTGTTTTGGTTAACGGCCGTGTTCGCCGTGATCATTCTCGTCTTGGGTAGCCTGGTCTGGCAGTACCGCGACCCTAACCTCGTCCTGGCTCTCGTTCCCACCCCCACGCCCATCCCGCCCACGTTCACCACCACGCCAACCAGCACGCCGCTGCCTACCGCTACCCTGCCACCCAGCGCCACGCCGACCATCACCCACACGCCGGCCCCCACCGACACGCCGCCGCCGCCGCGCCTGCACACCGTCAACAGCGGCGATACGCTGTTTGGTCTGGCGCTGCGTTACCGCGTTTCGGTTGAGTCTATCACCAGCGCCAATAATTTCTCGCCCGAATCGCCCATTTTGGCCGGACAAACCCTGGAAATCCCTTATCCTACGCCCACGCCGCCGCTCATTCCCGTGGGGGTGGAGGTCAACGGCGAACTGGTTATCGCCGATCCGACAAACTGCCAGCGGTATGAAGTGGTCTCTGGCGATTCGCTGTCGGCCATCTCTGCCCGTTTCGACGTGGACTACGACTTGTTCCTGCTGGTCAACCGTCTTACCAACCAATCCATCATTCAGCCGGGTGATACTGTGTGTGTGCCGACCATTGTCTACAACGCTACCTTGCCGCCCACGCCCGGCCCCTCACCGACGCCATCGTTGACGCCACCGCCGTCCGGCCCTCGGCTGTTGTACCCGGTGCAGAATGCCGTCATCTCCCCGCCCGACAGCCCGGTCGCGCTGCAATGGGTAGCCGTCAAGGACCTGGCCGCCGATGAATGGTACATGGTGGAGCTGACCGATCTGAATGCGCTAGATAGTGCGCCGTATCGCGGCTTTACGCGCGACAATGCGTTCCGAGTTCCGTCAAGCTGGCGGCCGCCCGTGGCGGAACCCCACAGTCTGCGCTGGGGGGTCAGCATTGTGCGCGTTACCGATTGGCGCGCTGACGGCCTGCCCATTTACACTTACAGCGGGCAAAGCAGCCGGGACGCTTTTTTTGTTTGGGAAGGGGCCGTACCCACCCCGACGCCTACTCTTACCCCCACGCCACGGCCGTCGTCCACGCCGTCGCCTTAG